In Halostagnicola kamekurae, the following are encoded in one genomic region:
- a CDS encoding GlcG/HbpS family heme-binding protein, whose translation MVQSITLETAKEVINAAEDAAAAIDNPMVITVVNSEGNLVAQQRMNNAWLASVSISRNKAYTSAALDMPTHELAKATQPGESLWGLQTTDDNQLVVFGGGYPLVHDGEIVGAIGVSGGAVEQDRTVAEAGVDAFEGMH comes from the coding sequence ATGGTTCAATCGATCACACTCGAGACGGCAAAGGAAGTAATCAACGCAGCTGAAGATGCGGCAGCGGCCATCGATAACCCGATGGTGATCACTGTCGTCAATTCCGAAGGGAACCTCGTCGCACAGCAGCGGATGAACAACGCTTGGCTCGCATCGGTGAGCATCTCCCGCAATAAGGCATACACATCCGCCGCTCTGGACATGCCCACTCACGAACTCGCGAAGGCGACCCAGCCCGGCGAGTCGCTCTGGGGGCTCCAGACCACGGACGATAATCAGCTCGTCGTATTCGGTGGCGGGTATCCTCTCGTTCACGATGGCGAAATTGTGGGCGCCATCGGCGTCAGCGGCGGCGCAGTTGAACAAGACCGTACCGTCGCTGAAGCGGGCGTCGACGCCTTCGAAGGGATGCACTGA